Proteins encoded by one window of Anopheles maculipalpis chromosome 2RL, idAnoMacuDA_375_x, whole genome shotgun sequence:
- the LOC126556695 gene encoding uncharacterized protein LOC126556695, whose translation MGKRTQMLPLGVTLGTVLLLLTTHFAFATAYTFDDDFEDLIAEESNVDEELLPGSVLLPSDVFNDGKPFLVDRDPSTGAIDFMHKKTGNQIDLGDSKPYEPIKDSYVSDKKDVIIHQSTPNFHDFLNLPKMYSPENFVSISSSYANLKYQGINKGSNHRDHVNTHIVAATSATAAPTTSTTTTPAPATSTKYFYNRPHYTVGNYNRPGAGSASSNAYYTFPATSGRPITTPTTTTTTTTTTTTTTPAPTTTTTEAPRTTVNSQKQLFTRYPYKSTIKNKYLETSEQTRKKFFLPSTLALPGPTTTTTERTPSTPMRSSTYYSPSVRPHWPTTYQTPTTTQSTVFVSASTAPANPVRFVDDAVEQPKIKFTMPALKYEGSRPAPFRPMPSQQEGMVPDRETSASNSNTKIDLPKNPAVMSLSDIFSTLEQKKRIEAQQAENNRVEEVAEAEQEPDLPTTPPAIVLLNDGSAGSVTIGSSGPRIEQSIDLSDQYVRYEVHPQAQAPPSRPALVQTQHQHQQQQHQQQQQQQQYNQYQVHQSNGHRPQPPAMDVMGGSYVKYEVQQPQLNVVKYGAVPSMNNVVISPNQNSATFVLGSQQSVGSSIGSSGRPDGAGHFVGSVSQDSASAAALSAGRPSYQMGQVLDEPHDQSSVGASVQVQVKPQDIIKTTSVRFPSESDDKYDNAPIISGTHKSEVLPPNGHSAPVRNDQMVVFPPNQDIASTLHEVSNRIVFDSPAPQTDTLNRNELSIAPNPNYPADLPEQLTPPSGPERPDLIKQRPRPPVPAQGPPFRYSEIQRRPSTYPSDRPPRPTLTLPNILPQFRPNAKISQGHPPYMKEPGTYRVPPSGMLVKTGPPLRKPAGYNVPNSLPPTTAVRRTPLPTRLMTRLSPAPSRPQMHPASAELENRRYYRLPPPPPPAMIKDRVYNIQPPRLQPPPLPPQPAGTPTTNIIPPAVTSSEKPNEPLEDSEFHRNPPQILRNILKDDQQQRPKLEPVVTLQMLQSKKQASSINSPAAQDSLGDESSVVVTGSVQSQQQDIGNKDRPVYVVYPVKSTPVRLDNKPNGDPIVVGHRGEQHPSKPISPGTEYQNTPFSIASHFEQEPILTAKHKKPNHNGKHNFPYNLEKPDPFALAQQLDQEQSAGQPAQDLSEADSEYNLGEEPTNVRDQDQDLISSKLQRFQTDSTPIAIAYTPTESSPLGSNNMRYSKPVGGYGSAASNYYYSPYGETQTEVSYLKIDDVDEFGNPSRRYEQSFQAPFQASMSLDPVKVTNPYEGWAVVTSSPQALKLQQQQQTVNKPEPIRQHISPNTIDRSDIGDTTSTGTGEDGADRPAPVTASTTTTTYDPNSFQPELQGGFRPIYGADMKLSEQLNPDPQRSSIADLFAEDNANEAAEAPQNVTTKLQPVESKPKVVKKEEPDSGMDLDLEAFFDQFTKDYDDGDGGLDDVTMSEETTNETLPAGGSDESQYRSVGEGRSSKGSSAETSVSSSPESSTTAALTVEEPITKAT comes from the coding sequence ATGGGAAAGCGAACCCAAATGCTCCCACTGGGAGTGACACTGGGTACGGTACTGTTGCTACTTACCACACACTTCGCTTTCGCCACCGCATACACCTTCGACGATGACTTTGAGGATCTGATCGCGGAAGAATCGAACGTGGACGAGGAACTGCTGCCCGGGTCCGTCCTTCTACCGTCGGACGTGTTCAACGATGGTAAACCGTTCTTGGTCGATCGGGACCCTTCCACCGGTGCAATCGATTTCATGCACAAGAAGACGGGCAACCAGATCGATCTCGGTGACAGTAAACCGTACGAACCGATCAAGGATAGTTACGTGAGCGACAAGAAGGATGTGATCATACACCAGTCGACGCCCAACTTTCACGACTTTCTCAATCTGCCCAAGATGTACTCCCCGGAGAACTTTGTGTCGATATCGAGCTCGTACGCGAACCTCAAATATCAGGGCATCAACAAGGGTTCGAACCATCGTGACCATGTTAATACACACATTGTAGCTGCCACTTCGGCAACTGCTGCAccaaccaccagcaccactacGACACCGGCTCCAGCGACTTCGACAAAATATTTCTACAATAGACCGCATTACACCGTAGGCAACTACAATCGACCGGGAGCTGGATCGGCTAGCTCAAACGCGTACTATACCTTCCCTGCTACATCGGGACGTCCGATTACGACTCCGACTACGACTacgacaacaacgacaacgacTACTACAACCACACCAGCCCCGACTACGACCACGACAGAAGCACCACGAACGACGGTAAACTCACAAAAGCAACTGTTCACACGCTATCCCTACAAAAGCACGATCAAGAACAAGTACCTTGAAACATCCGAACAGACGCGTAAGAAGTTCTTCCTTCCGTCCACACTTGCACTCCCTGGACCGACGACTACCACGACCGAACGCACTCCATCCACGCCGATGCGATCCTCTACCTACTACTCACCCTCCGTACGACCCCATTGGCCCACGACCTACCAGACTCCGACCACGACACAAAGCACCGTCTTCGTGTCCGCCTCTACAGCTCCCGCCAATCCGGTTCGCTTCGTAGATGATGCGGTGGAACAACCCAAGATTAAATTCACTATGCCAGCGCTCAAGTACGAAGGCTCAAGACCAGCACCCTTCCGACCGATGCCATCGCAGCAGGAAGGAATGGTGCCGGATCGGGAAACGTCAGCCAGCAACTCAAACACCAAGATCGACCTGCCCAAAAATCCTGCTGTCATGTCGCTATCGGATATCTTTAGCACACTCGAGCAGAAAAAGCGCATCGAGGCGCAGCAAGCCGAAAACAATCGTGTCGAGGAGGTGGCAGAAGCGGAACAGGAACCCGATCTGCCAACGACTCCTCCTGCAATTGTGCTGTTGAACGATGGATCGGCGGGATCGGTCACGATTGGATCCAGCGGTCCACGGATCGAGCAGTCGATCGATCTGTCCGATCAGTACGTGCGATATGAGGTACATCCGCAAGCTCAAGCTCCACCGAGTAGACCAGCGTTGGTGCAAACacaacatcagcatcagcaacaacagcaccagcaacaacaacaacaacagcaatacaATCAGTATCAAGTGCACCAGTCAAATGGACATCGCCCTCAACCCCCAGCGATGGATGTTATGGGTGGTTCGTACGTGAAGTACGAAGTACAGCAACCGCAGCTGAACGTTGTGAAGTATGGAGCAGTTCCAAGCATGAACAATGTCGTCATTAGCCCCAACCAGAACTCGGCTACATTCGTCCTGGGATCGCAACAGTCCGTTGGCAGCAGCATTGGATCATCTGGCCGTCCAGATGGTGCTGGTCATTTTGTAGGCTCTGTATCGCAAGATTCCGCCAGCGCTGCCGCCCTGAGCGCTGGTCGTCCCTCGTATCAGATGGGTCAAGTGCTAGATGAGCCACACGATCAAAGCAGCGTTGGTGCATCGGTTCAAGTACAAGTGAAACCACAAGATATCATCAAGACAACGAGTGTCCGCTTCCCTAGCGAATCGGACGACAAATACGATAACGCTCCCATTATCAGCGGAACACACAAGTCGGAAGTATTGCCACCGAACGGTCATTCAGCTCCGGTACGCAACGATCAGATGGTTGTGTTTCCCCCTAACCAAGACATCGCAAGCACGCTGCATGAGGTCTCGAATCGTATCGTTTTTGACTCGCCTGCACCACAGACCGACACACTCAACCGTAATGAACTATCAATCGCCCCGAATCCAAACTATCCAGCTGACTTGCCCGAACAACTAACGCCTCCATCCGGTCCGGAGAGACCAGATCTGATTAAACAACGACCTCGACCACCTGTGCCCGCTCAAGGACCTCCGTTCAGATACAGTGAAATTCAGCGACGTCCCTCAACGTATCCAAGCGATCGTCCACCCCGGCCAACACTTACCCTACCGAACATTTTACCCCAGTTCCGACCGAACGCGAAGATCTCGCAGGGACATCCGCCGTACATGAAGGAACCCGGAACGTACCGTGTTCCTCCTTCAGGGATGCTTGTAAAGACGGGTCCACCACTTCGTAAACCTGCCGGGTATAACGTTCCCAACAGTTTACCACCGACGACAGCAGTTCGACGAACGCCACTCCCTACTCGCCTCATGACACGCCTTAGTCCCGCTCCGAGCCGTCCACAAATGCATCCAGCATCGGCAGAGCTAGAGAATCGTCGCTACTACCGtctaccgccaccaccaccgccagcaaTGATCAAGGATCGTGTTTACAACATTCAACCGCCACGTCTGcagccaccaccactaccaccacagcCAGCCGGAACTCCAACGACTAACATCATACCACCTGCAGTTACCTCTTCGGAGAAACCCAACGAACCACTAGAGGACAGCGAATTTCATCGCAATCCGCCACAGATTCTGCGCAACATACTTAAGGACGATCAACAGCAGCGACCCAAGCTCGAACCCGTTGTGACGCTTCAGATGCTACAATCGAAGAAACAGGCATCGTCCATCAATTCTCCAGCCGCACAAGATTCGCTCGGTGACGAGAGCAGCGTTGTGGTGACTGGATCGGTGCAAAGTCAACAGCAAGATATCGGTAACAAGGATCGTCCGGTTTACGTCGTTTATCCGGTTAAGAGTACCCCAGTAAGATTGGACAACAAGCCGAATGGCGACCCAATTGTGGTTGGACACCGTGGCGAACAGCATCCATCGAAACCGATCAGTCCTGGTACCGAGTATCAGAACACACCCTTTTCGATCGCATCACACTTTGAGCAGGAACCGATCCTAACGGCCAAACACAAGAAACCAAATCACAACGGCAAACATAATTTCCCTTACAATCTGGAGAAACCGGACCCGTTCGCACTAGCTCAGCAGCTGGATCAGGAACAATCGGCTGGACAACCGGCACAAGACCTATCGGAAGCGGACTCCGAGTATAATCTTGGTGAGGAACCAACGAATGTTCGGGATCAGGATCAGGATCTGATTTCGAGTAAATTGCAGCGCTTCCAGACGGACAGTACTCCGATTGCGATCGCATACACTCCGACTGAATCCAGCCCGCTGGGATCGAATAACATGAGGTACAGCAAACCGGTAGGAGGCTACGGATCGGCAGCAAGCAATTACTACTATTCGCCGTATGGTGAAACGCAGACCGAAGTGTCCTATCTGAAGATTGACGATGTGGACGAGTTTGGTAATCCATCCAGACGCTACGAACAGAGCTTCCAGGCACCGTTCCAAGCGAGCATGAGTCTTGACCCGGTTAAGGTAACCAATCCGTACGAAGGATGGGCCGTAGTGACCTCGTCTCCTCAAGCACTAaagcttcagcagcagcagcaaacggtgAACAAACCCGAACCTATCCGTCAGCACATCAGTCCAAATACGATCGATCGTTCCGACATTGGTGACACTACCTCAACGGGCACAGGTGAGGACGGTGCGGATCGCCCAGCACCAGTTACcgcatccaccaccaccaccacatacGATCCGAACAGCTTCCAACCCGAGCTGCAGGGTGGATTCCGACCGATATATGGTGCGGATATGAAGCTGAGCGAGCAACTCAACCCCGATCCTCAGCGATCAAGCATAGCCGATCTGTTTGCGGAAGATAACGCAAATGAAGCAGCTGAAGCACCACAAAATGTCACGACCAAGCTGCAACCGGTAGAATCGAAACCGAAGGTAGTGAAAAAGGAAGAACCCGACAGTGGAATGGATCTTGATCTGGAAGCATTCTTCGATCAGTTCACCAAGGActacgatgatggtgatggtggtttggATGATGTAACGATGAGCGAAGAAACGACGAACGAAACATTGCCGGCGGGTGGTAGTGATGAAAGTCAGTACCGCAGCGTTGGCGAAGGACGAAGCAGTAAGGGTTCGTCAGCAGAGACAAGTGTGAGTTCCTCGCCTGAAAGTTCAACTACTGCTGCACTTACGGTCGAAGAACCTATCACGAAAGCGACGTGA